One genomic segment of Pseudomonas sp. p1(2021b) includes these proteins:
- the tnpC gene encoding IS66 family transposase, with protein MTSLPDLDQLTPAELRALLAQTLTLQSQVEAMSRKIQNDKIIIEQLTHEIAVLKRHKYAKRSEQISPEQGRLLDDLLNVDLEAIEAELNALHPDPAPKEPSQKPKRAPLPAQLPRTVIRHEPDNTQCACGCELQRIGEDVSEKLDYTPGVFTVEQHVRGKWACRACETLIQAPVPAQVIDKGIPTAGLLAHVMVAKFADHLPLYRQEKIFGRAGLAIPRSTLARWVGQTGVQLQPLVDALREAVLAQPVIHADETPVQMLAPGEKKTHRSYVWAYSSTAYAELKSVVYDFSPSRAGEHARNFLDDWRGKLVCDDFAGYKASFEQGIVEVGCMAHARRKFFDLHAANKSQLAEQALLTIGALYEVERQAKDMSEEDRRRIRQQDAVPIAEKLHDWMLTQRELVPEGSAIAKALDYSLKRWVALTRYLDDGALPIDNNHVENQIRPWALGRANWLFAGSLRSGKRAAAIMSLIQSARMNGHDPYAYLKDVLTRLPTQRASEIEALLPHQWTPA; from the coding sequence ATGACTTCCTTACCCGACCTCGACCAACTGACTCCAGCAGAGCTGCGTGCGCTGCTCGCGCAGACGCTGACATTGCAGTCTCAAGTCGAGGCGATGAGTCGCAAGATCCAAAACGACAAAATCATCATCGAGCAACTCACGCACGAGATTGCCGTTCTCAAACGCCATAAGTACGCCAAGCGCAGCGAACAAATCAGCCCAGAGCAAGGCCGTCTGCTCGATGATTTGCTCAACGTCGACCTTGAGGCCATCGAAGCTGAGCTGAACGCACTTCATCCCGACCCGGCCCCAAAAGAGCCAAGCCAGAAGCCCAAGCGCGCACCACTGCCAGCACAGCTTCCGCGTACGGTTATCCGCCATGAACCCGACAACACCCAATGCGCGTGTGGCTGCGAGCTTCAACGCATCGGTGAAGATGTCAGCGAAAAGCTCGATTACACGCCAGGTGTGTTCACGGTCGAGCAGCATGTACGTGGCAAATGGGCCTGCCGAGCTTGCGAAACCCTGATCCAGGCGCCGGTTCCGGCACAAGTCATCGACAAAGGCATCCCCACCGCAGGCCTGTTGGCCCATGTGATGGTGGCCAAGTTCGCTGACCATCTGCCGCTGTACCGGCAGGAAAAGATCTTTGGCCGCGCCGGCTTGGCCATTCCCCGTTCGACACTGGCCCGCTGGGTTGGGCAAACAGGTGTTCAGCTTCAACCATTGGTCGATGCACTGCGTGAAGCGGTGCTGGCGCAACCGGTCATCCATGCCGATGAAACACCGGTTCAGATGCTGGCACCAGGTGAAAAGAAAACCCATCGAAGTTATGTGTGGGCCTACAGCAGCACTGCTTACGCAGAGCTGAAATCCGTGGTCTACGACTTCAGCCCGAGCCGTGCCGGCGAGCATGCGCGTAACTTCCTGGACGACTGGCGCGGCAAGTTGGTGTGCGATGACTTTGCCGGCTACAAGGCCAGTTTCGAACAAGGCATCGTCGAGGTTGGCTGCATGGCCCATGCGCGCCGCAAGTTCTTTGACTTGCATGCGGCGAACAAGAGTCAGTTGGCCGAGCAGGCGCTTCTAACGATTGGTGCGCTCTACGAGGTCGAACGACAGGCCAAGGACATGAGCGAAGAAGACCGCCGACGAATACGTCAGCAGGATGCGGTTCCCATCGCTGAAAAACTGCATGACTGGATGCTGACCCAGCGCGAGCTGGTGCCAGAAGGCTCGGCCATCGCCAAGGCTCTCGATTACAGCTTGAAACGTTGGGTAGCGCTGACGCGCTACCTGGACGACGGCGCGTTGCCCATCGATAACAACCACGTCGAGAACCAAATACGACCGTGGGCACTTGGACGTGCCAATTGGTTGTTTGCTGGATCACTGCGCAGTGGCAAACGCGCGGCTGCGATCATGAGCTTGATCCAGTCGGCGCGTATGAATGGACATGATCCGTATGCCTACCTCAAGGACGTGCTGACACGACTGCCTACTCAACGGGCGAGCGAGATCGAGGCCTTGTTGCCGCATCAGTGGACGCCTGCTTAA
- the tnpB gene encoding IS66 family insertion sequence element accessory protein TnpB (TnpB, as the term is used for proteins encoded by IS66 family insertion elements, is considered an accessory protein, since TnpC, encoded by a neighboring gene, is a DDE family transposase.): protein MIRIDTIWLATEPMDMRAGTETALARVVAVFGAAKPHCAYLFANRRANRIKVLVHDGVGVWLAARRLNQGKFHWPGIRHGAQVELDSEQLQALIMGLPWQRMGANSTITRL, encoded by the coding sequence ATGATCCGTATCGATACCATCTGGCTGGCCACCGAGCCCATGGACATGCGCGCCGGCACCGAAACGGCCTTGGCCCGTGTTGTCGCGGTCTTCGGTGCGGCGAAGCCGCACTGCGCTTATCTCTTCGCCAACCGTCGCGCCAACCGGATAAAGGTGCTGGTACATGACGGCGTTGGCGTGTGGCTGGCAGCACGCCGACTCAACCAGGGTAAATTCCACTGGCCGGGTATTCGTCACGGCGCTCAAGTGGAACTGGACAGCGAGCAACTTCAGGCGCTCATCATGGGGTTACCTTGGCAGCGCATGGGGGCCAACAGCACCATCACACGGCTTTAG
- the tnpA gene encoding IS66-like element accessory protein TnpA, which translates to MRQRTSYPKPFKAQVVQECLQPDVSIASIALRHGINANLVRKWIPLYRDRQPDALPAFVPLTMKTESAPAQPTLARIEIPFKQHTLTVIWPTVDPDGCARFIRGLVK; encoded by the coding sequence ATGCGCCAGCGCACCTCTTATCCAAAACCGTTCAAAGCCCAAGTCGTCCAGGAATGTCTTCAACCTGACGTGTCGATAGCCAGCATCGCGCTGCGCCATGGCATCAATGCCAACCTAGTGCGCAAATGGATTCCGCTCTATCGTGACCGCCAACCTGACGCGTTACCTGCATTCGTGCCGCTGACGATGAAGACTGAATCTGCGCCTGCGCAACCAACGTTGGCGCGTATCGAAATTCCGTTCAAACAACACACACTCACAGTGATCTGGCCCACTGTCGATCCCGATGGCTGCGCCCGCTTCATTCGCGGCCTCGTCAAATGA
- a CDS encoding HD domain-containing protein, translating to MTSEAFAPFQHLAAQLLKHLPPDHHDGSHDLAHIHRVWVNAQRIQRAEGGDLEVLLAATVLHDCVAVEKNSPLRGQASSLSADKAASVLTVMGWPEPRVAQVAHAVKTHSYSAGFEPLSLEARILQDSDRLDAIGALGIARCFYVSGRMGSALYDFANPVARGREYQDARYAIEHFHTKLLRLASGFKTPEGARLAAIRHARLEAYLADFMDEIGAVSAD from the coding sequence ATGACCAGCGAAGCTTTTGCCCCTTTTCAACACCTCGCCGCTCAACTGCTGAAACATCTACCACCAGACCACCACGATGGTTCCCACGACCTAGCTCACATCCATCGCGTATGGGTAAACGCGCAGCGCATCCAGCGGGCAGAGGGTGGCGATCTGGAAGTGCTGCTCGCGGCAACAGTGCTGCACGACTGTGTCGCGGTCGAGAAGAACTCTCCGTTGCGTGGCCAGGCGTCGAGCTTGTCGGCGGACAAGGCCGCATCCGTCCTCACTGTCATGGGCTGGCCAGAGCCACGTGTTGCGCAGGTGGCACACGCGGTGAAAACCCACAGCTATTCCGCTGGCTTCGAACCACTGAGCCTTGAAGCCCGGATACTTCAAGACAGCGATCGCCTGGACGCTATCGGTGCGCTGGGTATCGCCCGATGTTTCTACGTGTCCGGGCGGATGGGATCGGCGCTCTATGACTTCGCGAATCCTGTGGCGCGGGGGAGGGAATACCAGGACGCGCGATATGCCATCGAACACTTTCATACCAAGCTGCTCAGGCTTGCGTCGGGCTTCAAAACACCTGAAGGGGCTCGCCTCGCCGCCATACGCCACGCCCGGCTCGAAGCGTACCTGGCGGATTTCATGGACGAGATCGGGGCTGTCAGCGCTGATTGA
- a CDS encoding RecQ family ATP-dependent DNA helicase has protein sequence MSSPPQPKSLVIDLEVAPSKAGQPDHIFKVGATRPDLGVELDRKVSKNLPEILAEVDALSDGAGFLLGHNVIEHDLPILKQQAPELALHSLPVIDTLRLSPLAFPQNPYHRLVKDYKLIRDSLNSPLADCRSTLVLFRDQQDAFAQLNETNRAELLCYQALLAPSIKSDLGSFFASLTGQTAISIPDLQRLIPSLLAEADPSLDRDLKVCRTRLDALLAEDLAQKDLHLPLAYALAWLRVSGGNSVLAPWVRHQFSAVGRLIAELRDVPCGRSDCRYCCTTHDPRHELKRYFGFADFRYERPGESLQHDVVLAGMQGRHVLAILATGGGKSLCYQLPALNRFYRNGSLTIIISPLQSLMKDQVDGLLERNVQCAATLNGLLTMPERADVLEKIQMGDVGILLVSPEQFRNKAFRRAIRQRQIGAWIFDEAHCLSKWGNDFRPDYMYASRFIREHTGDHPLAPIGCFTATAKPDVLADIRAHFKESLGIEFDQFLGTHERTNLSFEVLPCSRGEKWPRTHQLLEDHLGSQDGGAVVFVASRKGAEELSAFLVGQGWPCRHFHAGLEPNDKKDIQDDFKAGRLRIIVATNAFGMGVDKSDIRLVVHADIPGSLENYLQEAGRAGRDQDAARCVLLYDSQDIETQFGLCERSKLSLRDIQQILRKLRFEYARRKGGELVITAGEILMDETVETSFDAADSDAETKVVTAVAWLERGQYLKREENSTQIFPARLSLSESEAEQRLLKANLSERRREEFGAILKYLYQADADERVNTDNLMSLTSLTSEEVISTLKQMEELGLLVNDTQLTVLLRHGVVGASIQRLEQTLALEEALFEVLSELAPDAEDGTWQDLNLAALTAGLKARLEQEEVIPLQVLRLLRSLSQDRESNSQPRSSFELKQVNHDYIKLKIQGKYSWSQIERFGEKRRIIASKLLQFLIGKLAPASKGKDLMVQSTFGELVGVIESDLELSQVIPPNQRHRAIEHVLLYLHKQDVLTLNHGMTVMRRAMTIEVNADKKGSYLKDDYLRLDEHYSEKRIQVHVMREYAEVALGAMASALELVLHYFTDSKDAFLQRYFAGREEVLKHATSEESWRSIVEDLSTQQRLIVIDDDDVNRLVLAGPGSGKTRVIVHRIAYLLRVRRIPANAIVALTFNRHAANEIRKRLLSLVGADAYGVSVMTYHSMAMRLTGTRFERRDVVDERALKQVLEDAVELLEGKGTADGEDDLREQLLRGYRYILVDEYQDIDALQYRLVSALAGRQSSEEGRLCILAVGDDDQNIYAWRDTNNRYIERFREDYSAATSYLVENYRSTQRIIAAANQLVGNNPGRLKASYPIRINRERQSNPLGGQWQTLDSGRSGRVTRLAVESSDRAVGNLQAQAAIRELKRLLALEEGSWSGCAILARTHQYLWPVQALCELAGVPYFLASDKDSALPITRQRDFVAVVDRLREVNEALSAAMAWQQVSAGVSESWRSFFQEAFTQLQVELGECQLNSAAIVDWLYDYAREMRQQARSGLYLGTVHSAKGLEFRHVVLLDGGWNVQTEGLNDERRLYYVGMTRAEQTLTLCEFSAANPFSGSLSADIAQQTFTGDYSAALERRYLQLSLKDIDIGFAGRSSATDPIHEALRCLEPGAELKLEKQGDRYLIWDGQGRVVGRTSQSFKLDLEVERCEVAGVVVRFLEDSEEQYRSLQKCERWAIVVPRVCGLPLPAL, from the coding sequence ATGTCGTCACCTCCCCAACCCAAGAGTTTGGTTATCGACCTAGAAGTTGCTCCAAGTAAGGCCGGGCAGCCAGATCATATCTTTAAGGTTGGAGCGACGCGACCTGACCTGGGGGTGGAGCTTGATCGTAAGGTCTCGAAAAATCTCCCTGAGATTCTCGCTGAAGTCGATGCATTGTCCGATGGGGCAGGCTTCCTTCTGGGGCATAACGTCATCGAGCATGACTTGCCGATCCTCAAGCAGCAGGCGCCGGAGCTAGCGCTGCATTCACTGCCAGTCATCGACACCTTAAGGCTGTCTCCGCTGGCTTTTCCGCAGAACCCGTATCACCGGCTGGTCAAGGATTACAAACTAATTCGGGACAGCCTCAACTCGCCGCTTGCAGACTGTCGTTCAACGCTGGTGCTGTTCAGAGATCAGCAAGATGCATTCGCGCAGTTGAATGAGACCAATCGTGCTGAGCTGCTCTGCTACCAAGCATTGCTTGCCCCAAGCATAAAGAGCGATCTGGGATCATTTTTCGCTTCGCTAACGGGGCAGACTGCAATTTCGATTCCGGATCTTCAGCGGCTCATTCCGAGTCTATTGGCGGAAGCCGATCCATCACTGGATCGTGATCTTAAGGTATGTAGAACTCGACTGGACGCTCTCCTGGCTGAGGACCTTGCGCAGAAGGATTTACATCTGCCCTTGGCCTATGCCCTTGCGTGGTTAAGGGTGTCGGGGGGCAATTCAGTCCTTGCTCCTTGGGTGCGGCATCAGTTCTCTGCTGTTGGGCGATTGATTGCTGAGCTCCGGGACGTTCCCTGCGGCCGTTCAGACTGCCGCTACTGCTGCACGACCCATGATCCGCGCCATGAGTTGAAGCGCTACTTCGGCTTTGCTGATTTCCGCTACGAACGACCCGGTGAGAGCCTGCAACACGATGTAGTGCTTGCTGGCATGCAGGGCAGGCATGTGCTCGCGATCCTGGCAACCGGTGGTGGCAAATCACTGTGCTATCAGCTGCCGGCGCTGAATCGCTTTTATCGAAATGGCAGCCTGACCATCATTATTTCTCCCTTGCAGTCGCTGATGAAGGACCAGGTCGACGGGCTTCTTGAGCGAAATGTGCAGTGTGCCGCGACGCTCAATGGCTTATTGACCATGCCTGAGCGTGCTGACGTGCTGGAGAAGATCCAGATGGGCGACGTCGGCATTTTGCTGGTGTCGCCTGAACAGTTTCGAAACAAGGCTTTCCGGCGTGCGATACGCCAGCGCCAGATCGGAGCTTGGATTTTTGATGAGGCCCACTGCTTGTCGAAATGGGGAAATGATTTCCGCCCGGATTACATGTACGCCTCGCGCTTCATTCGCGAGCATACAGGCGACCACCCCCTGGCCCCCATTGGCTGCTTCACTGCAACGGCTAAGCCGGATGTGTTGGCTGACATCCGTGCGCATTTCAAGGAAAGTCTCGGGATTGAGTTTGATCAGTTCCTGGGGACCCATGAGCGAACGAATCTTAGCTTTGAAGTACTGCCCTGCAGTCGAGGCGAGAAATGGCCAAGAACCCATCAGCTGCTTGAGGATCACCTCGGAAGCCAGGACGGTGGTGCGGTTGTTTTCGTTGCAAGCCGCAAGGGTGCTGAAGAGCTTTCAGCGTTTCTGGTCGGGCAAGGATGGCCGTGCCGCCATTTTCACGCCGGGCTTGAGCCCAATGACAAGAAAGATATTCAGGACGACTTCAAGGCCGGGCGGCTCCGCATCATCGTCGCCACCAATGCCTTTGGCATGGGCGTCGACAAATCCGATATCCGCTTGGTAGTTCACGCAGACATTCCTGGTTCGCTGGAAAACTACCTTCAAGAGGCAGGCAGGGCAGGGCGCGACCAGGATGCAGCACGCTGTGTGCTGCTTTATGACTCGCAGGATATTGAGACCCAGTTTGGGTTATGCGAGCGCTCTAAGCTCAGCCTCCGTGACATCCAACAAATTCTCCGCAAGCTGCGTTTCGAGTATGCCAGGCGTAAGGGCGGCGAGCTGGTCATCACCGCCGGCGAGATTCTCATGGATGAGACCGTCGAGACCTCGTTCGACGCTGCTGACAGTGATGCCGAAACCAAAGTGGTCACCGCAGTTGCTTGGCTGGAACGAGGGCAATACCTCAAACGGGAGGAAAACAGCACACAGATTTTTCCGGCACGTCTGAGCCTGAGCGAATCGGAGGCCGAGCAGCGTTTGCTCAAGGCCAATCTCTCGGAGCGGCGCCGTGAGGAGTTTGGCGCAATTTTGAAATATCTCTACCAAGCCGACGCAGATGAGCGGGTGAATACAGACAACCTGATGTCGCTCACCAGCCTAACGTCTGAGGAAGTCATTAGTACCCTAAAGCAGATGGAAGAACTGGGGTTGCTCGTCAACGACACACAATTGACCGTATTGCTGCGTCACGGCGTGGTGGGGGCTTCCATTCAGCGCTTGGAGCAGACCTTGGCATTAGAGGAGGCGCTGTTCGAAGTACTCAGCGAACTGGCGCCGGATGCCGAGGATGGTACTTGGCAGGATCTCAACCTCGCCGCTCTCACGGCGGGACTTAAAGCCAGACTAGAGCAGGAGGAAGTCATTCCGTTGCAGGTGCTTCGCCTGCTGCGTAGCCTCTCTCAAGATCGTGAAAGCAACAGCCAGCCGCGTAGCAGTTTTGAGCTCAAACAGGTCAATCACGATTACATCAAGCTGAAGATTCAAGGTAAGTACAGCTGGTCACAGATTGAGCGTTTTGGTGAAAAGCGCCGAATCATTGCCAGCAAGCTGCTTCAGTTCTTGATTGGAAAGCTGGCGCCGGCCTCCAAGGGCAAGGATCTGATGGTGCAGTCCACCTTCGGTGAGTTGGTCGGTGTGATCGAGTCGGACCTGGAGCTATCACAGGTCATCCCCCCGAACCAACGTCACAGAGCAATTGAGCATGTGCTGTTGTACCTGCACAAGCAGGATGTGTTGACGCTCAATCACGGGATGACGGTGATGCGTCGGGCAATGACCATTGAGGTAAACGCAGACAAGAAGGGCAGCTACCTCAAAGACGATTATCTGCGTCTCGATGAGCATTACAGCGAGAAGCGTATCCAGGTCCATGTGATGCGTGAGTATGCCGAGGTCGCACTCGGCGCCATGGCGAGTGCGCTGGAGCTGGTGCTGCACTATTTCACGGACTCAAAAGATGCCTTTTTGCAGCGCTATTTCGCTGGCCGCGAAGAGGTGCTTAAGCATGCCACCAGTGAAGAGTCCTGGAGATCCATTGTTGAGGATCTAAGCACTCAACAGCGACTCATTGTGATCGATGACGACGACGTTAATCGCTTGGTGTTGGCAGGGCCAGGATCTGGCAAAACTCGCGTAATCGTTCACCGTATCGCTTATTTGCTGCGTGTCCGGCGGATTCCAGCCAATGCCATTGTGGCGTTGACCTTCAATCGGCATGCGGCCAATGAAATTCGTAAGCGTCTTTTGAGTCTGGTTGGAGCTGATGCCTACGGTGTCAGCGTCATGACCTATCACAGTATGGCCATGCGCCTGACGGGCACTCGCTTTGAGCGTAGGGATGTTGTTGACGAAAGGGCTCTGAAACAGGTCCTGGAGGACGCTGTTGAGCTTTTGGAGGGTAAGGGAACTGCCGATGGCGAGGATGACCTGCGTGAGCAGTTGTTACGTGGCTACCGCTACATCCTGGTTGATGAATACCAAGACATCGATGCCCTGCAATACCGTTTGGTGAGTGCGCTTGCAGGTAGGCAGTCCAGTGAGGAAGGGCGTTTGTGCATTTTGGCGGTGGGGGACGATGATCAGAATATCTACGCTTGGCGCGACACCAACAACCGATACATCGAACGCTTTCGCGAGGATTACTCCGCCGCTACCAGCTATCTTGTCGAGAACTATCGCTCGACTCAACGCATTATTGCCGCCGCAAATCAGCTGGTCGGCAACAACCCTGGGCGCCTGAAAGCGTCCTATCCCATCCGAATCAACCGGGAGCGCCAGTCGAATCCTCTCGGTGGTCAGTGGCAGACGCTCGATTCAGGTCGATCTGGGCGGGTTACGCGACTGGCCGTTGAATCCAGCGATAGAGCTGTTGGCAACCTTCAGGCGCAGGCTGCTATACGCGAACTCAAGCGACTGCTGGCACTGGAAGAGGGTAGCTGGAGTGGATGCGCTATTCTTGCCCGTACCCATCAGTATCTGTGGCCAGTCCAGGCGCTTTGCGAGCTTGCCGGAGTTCCGTACTTTCTGGCCTCGGATAAAGACAGTGCGCTGCCCATCACTCGGCAGCGTGATTTCGTGGCGGTTGTTGATCGACTTCGAGAAGTCAACGAGGCGCTTTCGGCTGCTATGGCATGGCAGCAGGTGTCTGCTGGGGTGAGTGAGAGCTGGCGTAGCTTTTTCCAGGAGGCTTTCACCCAATTGCAGGTCGAGCTGGGTGAGTGCCAGCTCAACAGTGCTGCAATCGTGGACTGGCTCTATGACTACGCTCGGGAGATGCGGCAGCAGGCCAGGAGTGGCCTGTATCTGGGCACGGTACATTCAGCGAAAGGCCTAGAGTTCAGGCATGTCGTTCTGCTTGATGGTGGCTGGAATGTTCAGACTGAGGGGCTTAACGATGAACGCCGGTTGTACTACGTGGGTATGACGCGCGCAGAGCAGACGCTGACGCTGTGTGAGTTCAGTGCAGCGAATCCTTTCAGTGGGAGTCTGTCGGCTGACATCGCGCAGCAGACCTTTACCGGCGATTACAGTGCAGCCTTGGAGCGGCGTTACCTGCAGCTCAGTCTGAAAGACATCGATATCGGCTTTGCCGGACGTAGCTCTGCAACAGACCCCATCCATGAGGCACTGAGGTGCTTGGAGCCGGGAGCGGAGCTGAAGCTTGAAAAACAGGGCGACCGCTACCTGATATGGGATGGTCAGGGGCGAGTTGTCGGGCGGACTTCTCAGTCTTTTAAGCTGGATCTTGAGGTTGAGCGATGCGAGGTTGCGGGTGTGGTAGTTCGGTTCCTGGAGGACAGCGAGGAACAGTATCGGTCTCTGCAGAAATGCGAGCGCTGGGCGATCGTTGTTCCAAGGGTTTGTGGACTGCCCCTGCCTGCGCTGTAG
- the glsB gene encoding glutaminase B: MQTLLNEILDEVRPLIGKGKVADYIPALADVPANRLGIAVYGNDGSYYCAGDARVSFSVQSISKVFSLVQAIGHSGEAIWERLGHEPSGQPFNSLVQLEFERGRPRNPFINAGALVICDINQSRFAAPTLSMRDFVRRLSGNPHISIDTRVAESEYQFRARNAAMAYLMQSFGNFHNEVEAVLRSYFSYCALQMNCLDLARAFCFLANDGYCKHSGNQILTQRQTQQVNSIMATSGLYDEAGNFAYRVGLPGKSGVGGGIVAIVPGQFTVCVWSPELNAAGNSLAGMAALELLSSRIGWSVF; encoded by the coding sequence ATGCAAACGCTGTTGAACGAAATTCTCGACGAAGTGCGTCCCTTGATCGGCAAGGGCAAAGTGGCTGACTACATCCCCGCGCTGGCCGATGTCCCGGCGAACCGGCTGGGCATCGCGGTCTATGGCAACGATGGCAGCTATTACTGCGCAGGCGACGCGCGGGTGTCGTTTTCGGTGCAGAGCATTTCCAAGGTGTTCAGCCTGGTTCAGGCGATTGGCCACTCGGGGGAGGCGATCTGGGAACGGTTGGGTCATGAGCCCTCGGGCCAGCCGTTCAACTCACTGGTGCAGCTGGAATTCGAGCGCGGGCGTCCGCGTAATCCCTTCATCAACGCGGGGGCACTGGTGATTTGCGATATCAACCAATCGCGCTTCGCGGCACCTACGTTGTCGATGCGCGATTTCGTACGTCGGTTGTCGGGCAACCCGCATATTTCAATCGATACCCGTGTGGCTGAATCGGAGTATCAGTTCCGCGCACGCAACGCGGCCATGGCCTATCTGATGCAATCGTTCGGTAACTTCCATAACGAAGTCGAGGCGGTGCTGCGCAGTTATTTCAGCTATTGCGCGCTGCAGATGAATTGCCTGGATCTAGCCCGGGCATTCTGTTTCCTGGCCAATGATGGGTACTGCAAGCACAGTGGTAACCAGATCTTGACCCAACGCCAAACTCAGCAGGTGAATTCGATCATGGCCACCAGCGGGCTCTATGACGAAGCCGGCAACTTCGCTTATCGGGTAGGGTTGCCTGGCAAGAGTGGTGTAGGTGGCGGGATCGTGGCGATCGTACCGGGCCAATTCACCGTTTGCGTGTGGTCGCCGGAGTTGAATGCTGCTGGTAACTCCCTTGCCGGGATGGCCGCGCTCGAGTTGCTCAGCTCACGGATTGGGTGGTCGGTGTTCTGA
- a CDS encoding helix-turn-helix transcriptional regulator: MTAHHSAPIATEALSALLALAYQGPLEATPWASFLEQLRQRLDASFITLVLRNPEHERPGLIVNASVHGALLPGEPSYSEYYYSICPFLEWPADKVATADQMLGTEPWLAHDFYRNYLQPLDLRHVLVANMVTTAGMHCALFASRGHTSHDFEVDEIALVRLLLPHLQQAVDLHSAVDQLDSERQLYAATIDRLMVGTVILDENGRTLRCNSAAQRLFASGDGLVCKQEKLCAFVNHENRALQQSIQTVLRHRQRGLDELEVLTLSRPSGEMPLNLLLRPIPLNYQARKGARRPAVALFIRDPADSPQASRHLLRSLFQLTPTETEVAMLVMDGQTLDETAEALNVSRNTVRAHLRGVFAKTGATRQAQLVKTLLNSVASLG; this comes from the coding sequence ATGACCGCCCACCACTCGGCCCCCATCGCCACCGAAGCCCTCAGCGCCCTGCTCGCCCTGGCCTACCAGGGCCCGCTGGAAGCCACGCCCTGGGCCAGCTTCCTGGAGCAGCTGCGCCAACGCCTGGACGCGAGCTTCATCACCCTGGTGCTGCGCAACCCGGAACACGAACGCCCCGGCTTGATCGTCAACGCCTCGGTACACGGCGCGCTGCTGCCCGGCGAGCCGTCCTACAGCGAGTACTACTATTCGATCTGCCCGTTCCTCGAATGGCCCGCCGACAAGGTGGCCACCGCCGACCAGATGCTCGGCACCGAGCCCTGGCTGGCCCACGACTTCTATCGCAATTACCTGCAACCGCTGGACCTGCGCCATGTGCTGGTTGCCAACATGGTCACCACCGCCGGCATGCACTGCGCTCTGTTCGCCAGCCGCGGCCACACCAGCCACGACTTCGAGGTCGACGAAATCGCCCTGGTCCGCCTGCTGCTGCCGCATCTGCAACAGGCCGTGGACCTGCATTCGGCGGTCGACCAGCTCGACTCTGAACGCCAGCTGTATGCCGCGACCATCGACCGGCTGATGGTCGGCACGGTGATCCTCGACGAGAACGGCCGCACCCTGCGCTGCAACAGCGCGGCACAGCGCCTGTTCGCCAGTGGCGACGGGCTGGTGTGCAAGCAGGAGAAACTGTGCGCCTTCGTCAACCATGAGAACCGCGCGTTGCAGCAATCCATCCAGACCGTCCTGAGGCACCGCCAGCGCGGGTTGGACGAGCTGGAAGTGCTCACCTTGTCCCGCCCGAGCGGGGAAATGCCGTTGAACCTGCTGCTACGCCCCATCCCCCTGAACTACCAAGCCCGCAAAGGCGCACGACGGCCAGCGGTGGCGCTGTTCATCCGCGACCCGGCGGACTCGCCCCAGGCCTCGCGCCACCTGCTGCGCAGCCTGTTCCAGCTGACGCCCACCGAGACGGAGGTGGCGATGCTGGTGATGGATGGGCAGACCCTGGACGAGACGGCCGAAGCGCTGAACGTGTCGCGCAATACCGTACGGGCGCACTTGCGCGGGGTGTTCGCCAAGACCGGCGCCACGCGGCAGGCGCAGTTGGTGAAGACATTGCTCAACAGCGTGGCCTCGCTGGGCTGA